A DNA window from Microcystis aeruginosa NIES-843 contains the following coding sequences:
- the dndE gene encoding DNA sulfur modification protein DndE, producing MESPIERFRLSQTAKDSLIKLKRYTKIDQWNILCRWAFCRSLAEPSLPSPVPIPADSNVELSWKVFGGEMADIFLIALKQRCHQDGLGTDKETLTQQFRLHLHRGIGYLAGDTKLKKIDNLIELERESLRES from the coding sequence ATGGAATCACCGATCGAACGTTTTCGACTATCTCAAACCGCCAAAGATAGCCTAATAAAATTAAAACGCTACACCAAAATTGACCAATGGAATATCCTCTGTCGTTGGGCTTTTTGTCGTTCCCTTGCTGAACCGAGTCTCCCCTCTCCCGTTCCCATTCCTGCCGATAGCAATGTAGAATTATCCTGGAAAGTATTCGGGGGAGAAATGGCCGATATTTTCTTAATTGCCCTCAAACAACGTTGTCATCAAGACGGATTAGGAACCGATAAAGAAACTCTAACTCAACAATTTCGCTTACATTTACATCGCGGGATCGGTTATCTTGCTGGGGATACCAAGCTAAAAAAAATCGATAATTTAATCGAATTAGAGAGAGAAAGTCTCAGAGAATCTTAA